The Bradyrhizobium sp. WBAH42 genome includes a window with the following:
- a CDS encoding chemotaxis response regulator protein-glutamate methylesterase, protein MPREKVRVLIVDDSASVRQILLTILSEDPEIEVMATASDPFVAARRLEKELPDVIILDLEMPRMDGLTFLRKIMAQHPIPVIICSSLTEAGSNVMFEAFEAGAVDIVPKPKIDTRQALLECSTRLREAVKSAARARVRPRAERRAIEKKLTADAIIPPPVQGRVRPTTERIVCIGASTGGTEALNDVLEMLSPHCPPLLIVQHMPAGFTAAFAKRLDGVCQIRVKEAEDGEPVLPGWAYIAPGARHMLLQRIGLRYQIAIKDGPPVSRHRPSVDVLFRSAAQHAGANALGVIMTGMGDDGARGMLEMKKLGAATRAQDEDSSVVFGMPKEAIAHGGVEKVVSLHQIPREIMFWYQAGHPAVAG, encoded by the coding sequence ATGCCGAGGGAGAAAGTTCGCGTGCTGATCGTGGACGATTCGGCGTCGGTGCGCCAAATCCTGCTGACGATCCTGTCCGAAGATCCCGAGATCGAGGTGATGGCGACGGCGTCCGACCCGTTCGTTGCAGCCAGGCGGCTCGAGAAGGAGCTGCCCGACGTCATCATCCTCGATCTCGAAATGCCGCGCATGGACGGCCTGACCTTCCTGCGCAAGATCATGGCGCAGCATCCGATCCCGGTGATCATCTGCTCCTCGCTGACGGAAGCGGGCTCGAACGTGATGTTCGAGGCGTTCGAGGCCGGTGCCGTCGACATCGTGCCGAAGCCGAAGATCGACACGCGGCAGGCGCTGCTCGAATGCTCGACGCGGCTGCGCGAGGCCGTGAAGTCCGCCGCGCGCGCCCGGGTGCGTCCACGGGCGGAGCGCCGCGCCATCGAGAAGAAGCTGACCGCCGATGCCATCATCCCGCCGCCGGTGCAGGGCAGGGTGCGGCCGACCACGGAACGCATCGTGTGCATCGGCGCCTCGACCGGCGGCACCGAAGCACTCAACGACGTCCTCGAGATGCTGTCGCCGCATTGTCCGCCGCTTCTCATCGTCCAGCACATGCCGGCGGGCTTTACCGCAGCCTTTGCCAAGCGTCTCGACGGCGTCTGCCAGATCCGGGTCAAGGAGGCCGAGGACGGTGAGCCGGTGCTGCCGGGTTGGGCCTATATCGCGCCGGGTGCGCGGCACATGCTGCTCCAGCGCATCGGCCTGCGCTACCAGATCGCGATCAAGGACGGCCCGCCGGTGTCGCGGCATCGCCCTTCCGTCGACGTGCTGTTCCGCTCCGCCGCCCAGCATGCCGGCGCCAACGCGCTCGGCGTGATCATGACCGGCATGGGCGATGACGGCGCGCGCGGCATGCTGGAGATGAAGAAGCTCGGCGCCGCGACGCGCGCGCAGGATGAAGACAGCTCCGTGGTATTCGGCATGCCCAAGGAAGCCATCGCCCATGGCGGTGTCGAAAAGGTCGTCTCGCTGCACCAGATCCCGCGCGAGATCATGTTCTGGTATCAGGCCGGGCATCCCGCGGTGGCAGGCTGA